A window of the Cicer arietinum cultivar CDC Frontier isolate Library 1 chromosome 6, Cicar.CDCFrontier_v2.0, whole genome shotgun sequence genome harbors these coding sequences:
- the LOC105852240 gene encoding remorin 1.4-like isoform X2 produces MEESSQSESVATPITPPPQSPPQLRELSHFVKEKEPENQGTSTNIVKQEYTQDFFQPKDHATSSLDQIPDAGTDTKDSVDRDTVLARVESQKRLALIKAWEENEKTKVENRAFKMQSAVDLWEDNKKASIEAKFKGIEVRLDKKKTEYVEIMQNKIAEIHHSAEEKKAMIEAQKGEEILKVEETAAKFRTRGYVPRRLLGCFGLKLF; encoded by the exons ATGGAAGAATCATCACAATCAGAATCTGTTGCCACCCCAATTACTCCACCACcacaatctccacctcaacttCGAGAGCTTTCTCATTTCGTCAAAGAAAAGGAACCAGAGAACCAAGGCACATCAACCAATATTGTTAAACAAGAGTACACCCAAGATTTTTTTCAACCTAAAGATCATGCTACTTCTTCACTCGATCAAA TTCCTGATGCTGGAACGGATACAAAGGACTCTGTCGACAGAG ATACTGTGCTAGCAAGGGTTGAATCACAAAAAAGATTGGCTTTAATTAAAGCATGGGAAGAAAATGAGAAGACAAAAGTAGAGAATAG GGCATTTAAGATGCAATCTGCCGTTGATTTGTGGGAAGATAATAAGAAAGCATCTATTGAAGCAAAATTCAAAGGAATTGAG GtaagattggacaaaaagaaGACTGAATATGTTGAAATAATGCAAAACAAAATTGCTGAAATTCATCACTCAGCAGAAGAAAAAAAGGCAATGATTGAAGCACAAAAAGGAGAAGAAATTCTCAAAGTAGAGGAGACAGCTGCAAAGTTTCGAACACGTGGCTATGTGCCAAGAAGACTTCTTGGATGTTTTGGTTTAAAGTTGTTTTAA
- the LOC105852240 gene encoding remorin-like isoform X1 encodes MEESSQSESVATPITPPPQSPPQLRELSHFVKEKEPENQGTSTNIVKQEYTQDFFQPKDHATSSLDQIPDAGTDTKDSVDRDTVLARVESQKRLALIKAWEENEKTKVENRAFKMQSAVDLWEDNKKASIEAKFKGIEQVRLDKKKTEYVEIMQNKIAEIHHSAEEKKAMIEAQKGEEILKVEETAAKFRTRGYVPRRLLGCFGLKLF; translated from the exons ATGGAAGAATCATCACAATCAGAATCTGTTGCCACCCCAATTACTCCACCACcacaatctccacctcaacttCGAGAGCTTTCTCATTTCGTCAAAGAAAAGGAACCAGAGAACCAAGGCACATCAACCAATATTGTTAAACAAGAGTACACCCAAGATTTTTTTCAACCTAAAGATCATGCTACTTCTTCACTCGATCAAA TTCCTGATGCTGGAACGGATACAAAGGACTCTGTCGACAGAG ATACTGTGCTAGCAAGGGTTGAATCACAAAAAAGATTGGCTTTAATTAAAGCATGGGAAGAAAATGAGAAGACAAAAGTAGAGAATAG GGCATTTAAGATGCAATCTGCCGTTGATTTGTGGGAAGATAATAAGAAAGCATCTATTGAAGCAAAATTCAAAGGAATTGAG CAGGtaagattggacaaaaagaaGACTGAATATGTTGAAATAATGCAAAACAAAATTGCTGAAATTCATCACTCAGCAGAAGAAAAAAAGGCAATGATTGAAGCACAAAAAGGAGAAGAAATTCTCAAAGTAGAGGAGACAGCTGCAAAGTTTCGAACACGTGGCTATGTGCCAAGAAGACTTCTTGGATGTTTTGGTTTAAAGTTGTTTTAA